Proteins found in one Nitrospirota bacterium genomic segment:
- the dnaN gene encoding DNA polymerase III subunit beta, which yields MKLQIEKGVLLLGLQRVQGIIDRRSTVPILSNVLLDGKVSASESKHSTLDIVATDLEIGMRGSYPAQIHGEGAIVVSGRKLYDIVRELPDGNIDISVEDGKLLTIRAGKSLFKIAGFSKEDFPSLPQLTEDRMIEIESRVLGDMIRKTLFAVADADARHVLNGALLEVAEEDENKTTLRMVGTDGHRLAVCERQLEGQQGTSRMPVQTTTAKTHTIIPKKTLHEMRRFLDVNEKVKIGLGEKELSLKGEDIFIMSRLIDGNYPNYRQVIPKGGDQVIRINRQMFMHVIKRISVMSREKTKALLIEFTPDKAILRARDPEIGEAAEDIEIKYEGKGLTVSLNYQYVLDALDSMNDEDVIIETQTSLTPCIIRQEKDPGHTCIVMPMRVQDTE from the coding sequence ATGAAACTTCAAATTGAAAAAGGTGTTTTATTGCTGGGTTTGCAGAGGGTTCAGGGCATAATTGACAGGAGGAGCACAGTGCCGATACTGTCGAATGTGCTGCTTGATGGAAAGGTATCAGCCTCTGAGTCAAAACATTCTACACTTGATATAGTAGCCACGGACCTTGAAATAGGCATGAGGGGTTCTTATCCTGCACAGATCCATGGAGAGGGGGCAATTGTGGTTTCAGGCAGGAAACTCTATGATATAGTGAGGGAGCTTCCGGATGGAAATATTGATATATCTGTTGAAGACGGGAAGCTTTTAACCATAAGGGCAGGTAAAAGCCTTTTTAAGATTGCCGGGTTCAGTAAAGAAGATTTTCCATCACTTCCGCAATTGACGGAAGACAGGATGATAGAGATTGAATCCAGGGTATTGGGGGATATGATTAGAAAGACCCTCTTTGCCGTTGCAGATGCTGATGCAAGGCATGTGTTAAACGGCGCCCTGCTGGAAGTTGCCGAAGAGGATGAAAATAAGACAACCCTTCGCATGGTAGGGACAGACGGCCACAGGCTTGCTGTTTGTGAAAGACAATTGGAGGGTCAACAGGGGACATCCAGGATGCCTGTCCAGACAACCACTGCAAAGACCCACACGATTATCCCAAAGAAGACATTGCACGAGATGCGCAGATTCCTTGATGTCAACGAAAAGGTAAAAATAGGCCTGGGGGAAAAGGAGCTGTCACTGAAAGGGGAAGACATATTCATAATGTCACGTCTTATTGATGGGAACTATCCGAACTACAGGCAGGTAATACCTAAAGGGGGGGATCAGGTCATCAGAATTAACAGGCAGATGTTTATGCATGTAATAAAGCGTATATCAGTGATGTCCCGTGAAAAGACAAAGGCATTGTTGATAGAGTTTACCCCGGATAAGGCAATATTAAGGGCCAGGGATCCGGAAATCGGAGAGGCGGCAGAGGATATAGAGATCAAGTATGAGGGCAAGGGGCTTACAGTCAGCCTCAACTATCAGTATGTACTTGATGCCCTTGATTCCATGAATGATGAGGATGTAATAATTGAGACACAGACAAGCCTGACCCCCTGCATTATCAGGCAGGAGAAGGATCCCGGCCATACCTGTATAGTTATGCCGATGAGAGTGCAGGATACGGAATAG
- the dnaA gene encoding chromosomal replication initiator protein DnaA — MDIWEISLSEIENVITRQSFDNWFRTTRLYSLKENFMEIGVPSVFLGNWLRDHFMDVIKNTVKKVAGKEIDIDFVVCEDLKDSAAESSPATGLRKKKDEKLNPKYTFDSFVIGPSNQFAHAATRAVAEAPGSGYNPLFIYSGVGLGKTHLLNAIGNHIMAAKPSCRILYVSSEQFTNEVIQAILNNKTIDLRNKYRNNIDVLLMDDIQFIAGKDRTVEEFFYTFNALYEARKQIVITSDRFPKDIQHIDERLRSRFEWGLLADIQPPDIETRIAILKKKAAGEFPHVIFPDDVAMFLAENIRTNVRELEGALIRLGAFSSLTGQELSLELAKRIFKDIIREREEKITVDKIQKVITAHFNIKMVDLKSKKRTKTLVVPRQIAMFLCRELLKMSFPEIGRLFGGKDHSTVIYACNMIEKLKANDPNMVYLIDDLIKKIKE, encoded by the coding sequence ATGGATATCTGGGAAATTAGTCTTTCAGAAATTGAAAATGTAATTACAAGACAGAGTTTTGACAACTGGTTCCGCACTACCAGGCTCTACTCACTAAAGGAAAATTTTATGGAGATTGGAGTTCCAAGTGTGTTCCTTGGCAACTGGTTAAGGGATCATTTTATGGATGTTATTAAAAACACTGTAAAAAAGGTTGCCGGAAAGGAAATAGACATTGATTTTGTGGTCTGCGAAGACCTTAAGGATTCAGCAGCAGAGTCATCTCCAGCAACCGGATTAAGAAAGAAGAAGGATGAAAAATTAAATCCAAAGTATACGTTTGATTCTTTTGTAATTGGTCCGAGCAATCAGTTTGCACATGCTGCAACAAGGGCAGTAGCAGAGGCGCCGGGTTCAGGATATAATCCTCTGTTTATTTACAGCGGTGTTGGGCTGGGAAAGACGCATCTTCTTAATGCCATAGGAAACCATATTATGGCAGCTAAACCTTCCTGCAGAATACTGTATGTTTCCTCCGAGCAATTTACCAATGAGGTGATTCAGGCTATTTTAAACAATAAGACCATAGACCTGAGAAATAAGTACAGAAACAACATAGATGTGCTTCTTATGGATGATATTCAGTTTATTGCCGGAAAAGACAGGACCGTTGAAGAGTTCTTTTATACATTTAATGCCCTTTACGAGGCGCGAAAACAGATTGTTATTACAAGCGACCGCTTTCCAAAGGATATTCAACATATAGATGAACGGCTCCGTTCGAGGTTTGAGTGGGGACTGCTGGCGGACATACAGCCTCCGGACATAGAGACAAGGATTGCAATACTTAAAAAGAAGGCAGCCGGTGAATTTCCACACGTTATTTTCCCGGACGATGTTGCAATGTTTCTTGCTGAGAACATAAGGACAAATGTCAGAGAACTGGAGGGGGCCCTGATACGGCTTGGTGCCTTCTCATCGCTGACAGGTCAGGAGCTTTCTCTTGAACTTGCAAAACGTATATTTAAAGATATTATCAGGGAGCGGGAAGAGAAAATAACGGTTGATAAAATACAGAAGGTGATAACAGCCCACTTTAACATAAAGATGGTTGACCTTAAATCAAAGAAGCGGACAAAGACCCTCGTTGTTCCGCGGCAAATTGCCATGTTTTTATGCCGGGAGCTCCTTAAGATGTCTTTTCCTGAGATAGGACGGCTCTTTGGTGGAAAGGACCATTCAACGGTAATTTATGCATGTAACATGATAGAAAAGCTAAAGGCAAATGACCCCAATATGGTTTATCTGATAGATGATTTGATAAAAAAGATCAAAGAGTAA